The genome window CCAATGGCGCCAATGCGGTCTACCTCGGCGCCTCGATGTACAACGCCCGCGATGAGGGCGCCCAGCTTTCGCTGGATGAGCTCGAGTTGGCCTGTGCGATCGCGCATTCCCGCGGCGCCCGGGTGTACCTCACGTTCAACGTGCTCATCAAGCCCGAGGAACTCGGCGAGGCGCTCGCCTATCTCGGCGAGTGTGTCGACCGCGGGATCGATGCGGCCATCGTGCAGGACCTGGGCGTGGTGCGGCTCATTCAGCAAGTGTACCCGCAGCTCGAGGTGCATGGCTCGACGCAGATGACGGTACACGACGCCGCCGGCGCGCGGGTGATGCAGCGACTGGGCGTGGAGCGCGTGGTGCTGGCGCGGGAGAACACGCTCGAAGACATCCGGGCGATCCGGGCGGCGGTACCGGAGCTTGGCCTCGAGACGTTCGTGCACGGCGCGCTGTGTATCTCGTACTCCGGCCAGTGCTTCATGTCCGGCATGATCAGCGAGCGCTCGGCGAACCGGGGCTCATGCGCGCAGTCGTGCCGCAAGGACTACACGCTCACCGACGAGGCAACCGGAGCCACACTCGACAGCGGGTATCTCATCTCGGCAAAGGATCTCGCGGCGCATGATCACCTCCAGCAGCTCGCTGAGCTCGGGATCGGCTGCCTGAAGGTCGAAGGGCGAAAGAAGAAGCCGGAATACGTCGCGACCGTCACGAAGGCGTATCGCGGATGGCTCGATGCGCTGGCACGCGGAGAACGCGCACTCGCGCCGTCGATCGAAGAGGTCGAACCGCTCGTCCAGATCTTCAGCCGCGGCAACACCGGCGGCATGTATGGTGGACGCGAGGGTCGCGAGTACATCACGCGCACACAGCCCGACAATCGTGGATTGCCCATCGGTAAGGTGGTCGGTCACGAGGGCGCAGAACTGATCGTCGAGACTACGCACGCGATAGCGGTCGGTGATGGACTCGGCTTCGAATCGCCGGAGCCGACATCGGCGGCCACGATGGGCGGTTCCGTGCAGGGTGTTCGCAACGTGTGGACGCGCAACGGCACCCATCGTCAGGTCGTAAGCGTCCGGTTGAGCGCCGCGCGATCGCGCGTGCCCGAAGGATGGCGCGTGGTGCGCACGAGCGATGCCACGCTCTTGCGGCAGGCGCAGGCATCGTTCGCCACCGTGGCGGTGCCCGAGCGTGTCGGCGCGTTGCGCATCGACGTACGTGTGTTCGGCCATAGCGGCGGCCCGCTCAAGACGATCTGGCATGCCGGCGAAATGGAAGTCACCGTGCGCGGCGAAGTCCCGCTCAGCGTAGCCAGCAAACGCTCACTCGATGTTCCGCAGCTTCGTGAACAGCTCGGACGACTGGGGGGGACGGCCTTCAAGTTAGGCACGGTCGACGTGGCCGGTCTTGCCGATGGCCTGTTCCTGCCGGTGAGCGAATTGAATCGCATCCGTCAGGACGCGGTGGCGCAACTCGAGGAGCAGCTCGGCTGGGCGCGTCAGAGCGATCTGGCGGTGCGTGAAGCGCGCATCGCCGAGGCGGTCGACACGGTTGCCTCATCGGTCCCATCGGCGGTCAGGGATGCCTCCTTCGCGCTGCGGGCCATCGTGTGCGATCTCGATACCGCGCGTGAAGCCGCCGCTGGTGGTGCGACGGAGATTGTGCTGGATCCGTTCCTACGCCATCCCACGCCACCACTCGCCCGCGTGAACGCGCTGCGCGAAGAACTCGCCGCGGCCGGCGTCAGCCTGCGTCTGCGCACGCCGACCATTGTGCGCCCCGAAGAGCGCAAGCGCCTCGACAAATGGTTCGCGCTCGACCTGCCGTTGCTCACCGGCCATCTGGGCCTGCTCTCCGAGTTCGGTGGGGCAGGGCGCGACGTCATCGCGGATTACGCGACCAACGTGTTTAACCAGCACACCGCGCAACTGCTGTTCGAGCTCGGGGCATCACGACTGGTCGCGTCGATCGAACTGACGACGGAGGAACTCGGTCAGCTCACCGATCCGTGGCGCGGACGCAATTTTGACGTACTCGTGTACGGGCGCACCGAGGGGATGACGATCGAGCATTGCGTGCTCTCGGCGGCATTCGATCGCGAGCCGACCACGTGTCGTGATCTCTGCGTGCAGAAGCACACCAACGTGTCGTTGACGGATCCGGCCGGTTACACCTTCGCGGTGGCCACCGACTCGGCGTGCCGCAACCGGCTGCTGCATTCGCGCCCCATTGACGGGTCCGAGTATCTTCCCGATCTGTGGGCGCAGGGCGTGCGCGGCTATCAGATGGTCTTCAACGTTCCAGGTGATCCCGTGCAACAGATTGTGCGTTCCTATCGCGACATGCTCGATGCGCTTGCCGGCGACGTGTTGCCGGAGTTGACGGCGACCCGCCGCCTGTTGGACGGCGCATTTACGCGCGGCCATTTCTCGAGAGCGGTCTGACATGAAGCGTCTGTTTCGTACGCTCATGCCGCTCCTGCCGATCGGGCTGGCAGTCCTCGCCATCATCGACGCCGTCACGGCGTTCCAGACCCAACGCATTGGACGTGGCGCATTCAAAGTTGTGAGCGTGCTGGTGTGGCTATTCATCGCGTACATGCTCTACGAAACCAACAAGCGCATTCCGGCCGACGAGAAGTAGGCGGCGTTCGCATAAGGGCGCGCGCATCCTTTCGATGACGGGCGCGCGAAGCGGAACGACTAGCGTGCGGCATGCCGATCGCACGCACCACATCCGCCGGTTACGGCACGCTGGAACTCGCCCGCGCCACACTGCGTGACACGTTCGGCTATCCGGATTTCCGGCCGCCGCAGATTCGTGCCGTGCAGTCGGTGGTTTCCGGGCGCGATTCGCTTCTGGTGCTCCCCACCGGCGGTGGCAAGTCACTCTGCTACCAAGTACCCGCGCTCATTCGCGACGGACTGACCGTGGTGATCTCGCCGCTGATCTCGCTGATGAAGGATCAGGTCGATGCGCTGCAGCGCAAAGGCGTCTCGGCGGCGTTCATCAACAGCACGCTGAGCGTGAGTGAGGTGGCCGAGCGTATGGCACGGGCGCGCGACGGCTCGTTGAAACTGCTCTATCTCGCGCCCGAGCGACTGGAGGCCGGCCGCACCCTTCAGCGTCTCGTCGACGTCGGGGTGCGGCTGTTGGCCGTCGACGAAGCGCACTGCATCAGCGAGTGGGGGCACGATTTCCGGCCGAGCTATCGGCGAATCGGACTGATTCGCGAGCGACTCGGCATGCCGCAAACCGTTGCCCTCACGGCAACCGCGACACCCGATGTCCGGAGGGACATCGTGCGGCAGCTCGCGCTGCGTGACGTCGAGGTGGTCGTCGCCGGCTTCGATCGCATCAATCTCACGTATCACGTGACACCGGTGCGCACGCAGCCCGACAAAGATCGTTCCGCCATCACACTGCTGCGCGCCACGGATGCGCCGGCGATTGTCTACGCACCCACGCGCAAGGCGGTCGAGCGCGTCACTTCCGTGCTGGTGCGCGGACGCATCAGAGCCGTCGCGTATCACGCCGGCCTGGACGACGCGCTCCGCCAGCGCGCGCAGGATGCGTTCATGCAGGAGCGCGCGCGGGTGATCGTGGCCACGAGCGCGTTCGGCATGGGTATCGACAAGCCCGATGTCCGACTGGTAGTGCATCACTCCATGCCCGGTTCCCTCGAGGCGTATTACCAGGAGGCTGGACGCGCCGGTCGCGACGGCCAGCAGAGCACGTGTGTCCTGTTGCATGCGTATCCCGATCGCTTCACGCACGAATTCTTCAGCGACTGTGCGCACCCTGAGCGCTCCGTCATCGAACGCACCTGGCACGCGTTGCGGTCACTCGCCGACCGGCAGGGCATGGTGTCACTTTCAGTCGAGGAGCTGGCGCACCGCCTGCCCACGTCGCTCGGCGAGCGAAAGATCGGGGCGGCGCTTCGCGTCCTGATGGCGGCCGGCGCCTGTACGAGTGAGGCGCCCGCGCCGGGTCGCGTCGCGGTCCGGCTCCTCGCGTGTCCGGAGCGGGTCATTGGCGAGCTCACGGGCGATCGTGCGTTTGATCGGGACGTGCTCCGAGCGCTGTGGCGTGCGGTCGGCAGCAAGCTGGAGCTCGGCGCCACCATTGATCTCGACTCGCTACCTCGTGCGCTCGGTGGATCGATGGCGCTCGTCCCTGTTTTGGAGCGGTTGGCAGCGCAGCAGTTCGTCACGTGGACGCGAACGGGGGCGGGCGTGCGCCTCGATCCGCGCGCCCAACACGGGAAATGGCTGCCGGTTGATTGGTCCGCGATCGACCGACGACGCAAATCCGATCTGAACCGACTCGACGCTATGCAGGGATATGCGCAGACGCGCTATTGCCGAAGAGCGTTCGTCCTGCGCTATTTCGGAGACCCCGAAGTGCGCTCCCAGTGCGCTGCCTGCGATCGATGCTTGGGCACCACTGAAGTCCTTCTACCGGCCAGTACGAAGCAGTCCGTTCGTGGCCGGTCCCGCCCGCTCTGACCTCGACGTCTTCCATGGACGATAGTCTTTATTTCAACGAGCAGCATCTCGCCGTGCGTGACATGGTCCGCAGTTTTGCGCGAGAGCAGGTTGCCCCCGTCGCATCGCAACACGATGAGGACTCGACGTTCCCCTGGGTGAATGTGAAGGCCATGGGCGAACTCGGACTCCTCGGTATCCCGTGGTCCGAGGATGTCGGTGGCGCCGGATTCGATACGATCAGTTTCATGATCGCGATCGAGGAGC of Gemmatimonas sp. contains these proteins:
- a CDS encoding U32 family peptidase, with product MSRTPVPELLAPAGTLDAVRAAVANGANAVYLGASMYNARDEGAQLSLDELELACAIAHSRGARVYLTFNVLIKPEELGEALAYLGECVDRGIDAAIVQDLGVVRLIQQVYPQLEVHGSTQMTVHDAAGARVMQRLGVERVVLARENTLEDIRAIRAAVPELGLETFVHGALCISYSGQCFMSGMISERSANRGSCAQSCRKDYTLTDEATGATLDSGYLISAKDLAAHDHLQQLAELGIGCLKVEGRKKKPEYVATVTKAYRGWLDALARGERALAPSIEEVEPLVQIFSRGNTGGMYGGREGREYITRTQPDNRGLPIGKVVGHEGAELIVETTHAIAVGDGLGFESPEPTSAATMGGSVQGVRNVWTRNGTHRQVVSVRLSAARSRVPEGWRVVRTSDATLLRQAQASFATVAVPERVGALRIDVRVFGHSGGPLKTIWHAGEMEVTVRGEVPLSVASKRSLDVPQLREQLGRLGGTAFKLGTVDVAGLADGLFLPVSELNRIRQDAVAQLEEQLGWARQSDLAVREARIAEAVDTVASSVPSAVRDASFALRAIVCDLDTAREAAAGGATEIVLDPFLRHPTPPLARVNALREELAAAGVSLRLRTPTIVRPEERKRLDKWFALDLPLLTGHLGLLSEFGGAGRDVIADYATNVFNQHTAQLLFELGASRLVASIELTTEELGQLTDPWRGRNFDVLVYGRTEGMTIEHCVLSAAFDREPTTCRDLCVQKHTNVSLTDPAGYTFAVATDSACRNRLLHSRPIDGSEYLPDLWAQGVRGYQMVFNVPGDPVQQIVRSYRDMLDALAGDVLPELTATRRLLDGAFTRGHFSRAV
- a CDS encoding ATP-dependent DNA helicase RecQ; the protein is MPIARTTSAGYGTLELARATLRDTFGYPDFRPPQIRAVQSVVSGRDSLLVLPTGGGKSLCYQVPALIRDGLTVVISPLISLMKDQVDALQRKGVSAAFINSTLSVSEVAERMARARDGSLKLLYLAPERLEAGRTLQRLVDVGVRLLAVDEAHCISEWGHDFRPSYRRIGLIRERLGMPQTVALTATATPDVRRDIVRQLALRDVEVVVAGFDRINLTYHVTPVRTQPDKDRSAITLLRATDAPAIVYAPTRKAVERVTSVLVRGRIRAVAYHAGLDDALRQRAQDAFMQERARVIVATSAFGMGIDKPDVRLVVHHSMPGSLEAYYQEAGRAGRDGQQSTCVLLHAYPDRFTHEFFSDCAHPERSVIERTWHALRSLADRQGMVSLSVEELAHRLPTSLGERKIGAALRVLMAAGACTSEAPAPGRVAVRLLACPERVIGELTGDRAFDRDVLRALWRAVGSKLELGATIDLDSLPRALGGSMALVPVLERLAAQQFVTWTRTGAGVRLDPRAQHGKWLPVDWSAIDRRRKSDLNRLDAMQGYAQTRYCRRAFVLRYFGDPEVRSQCAACDRCLGTTEVLLPASTKQSVRGRSRPL